One genomic window of Thermococcus indicus includes the following:
- a CDS encoding nickel-dependent hydrogenase large subunit codes for MTHPPNLTVGGINPVPKWSVFNNLKARLPKTLRSWNELAHLLVDEDIQTDVAMELREKKLDNRYLSSGLFYGDRFNIDVRKIKLIPYYEFRKDNPSSKESTTMIAMYKGKPVEVGPRARLSTYREKSYSTLYDLHTARVDDVSIALHRLSSILDSLDMKEPFRNQNIVFGPGKGVGVYEAPRGTLVHIVELGEEGRTLYSRIVVPTMFNIPVMEESIKGLSVEAAEAVVRLYDPCIPCTTHVARLRR; via the coding sequence ATGACCCATCCACCCAATCTCACGGTTGGAGGCATAAACCCCGTCCCCAAGTGGAGCGTATTCAATAACCTCAAGGCCAGACTACCCAAGACGCTCCGCTCGTGGAATGAGCTGGCACACCTGCTAGTTGACGAGGACATTCAAACTGATGTTGCGATGGAGTTGAGGGAAAAGAAACTCGATAACCGGTATCTATCCAGTGGACTCTTCTACGGCGATAGATTCAACATCGATGTTCGTAAGATAAAGCTGATTCCATACTACGAATTCCGGAAAGATAACCCCAGTTCCAAGGAATCGACTACCATGATAGCGATGTACAAGGGGAAACCTGTTGAAGTTGGCCCCAGGGCCAGGTTGAGTACCTATCGGGAAAAGAGCTATTCGACGCTCTACGACCTCCACACTGCGAGGGTTGATGACGTCAGCATTGCACTCCATAGATTGAGCAGTATCCTGGATTCCCTTGATATGAAGGAACCATTCAGGAACCAGAACATTGTTTTTGGACCGGGTAAGGGCGTCGGTGTCTATGAGGCCCCGCGGGGAACTTTGGTGCATATTGTTGAACTTGGAGAGGAGGGAAGGACACTCTATTCGAGGATAGTTGTCCCTACGATGTTCAATATCCCCGTCATGGAAGAATCCATAAAGGGGTTAAGTGTTGAGGCTGCTGAGGCCGTTGTGAGGCTTTATGATCCATGCATCCCATGTACAACACACGTTGCCAGGCTAAGGCGGTGA
- a CDS encoding NADH-quinone oxidoreductase subunit B family protein, producing MERIDVLHRDFGGCAGCSVSIVRAYPEIKDIVKLDTPYMVDRYPQSDGYNVAVITGGVCVNEREILDKLKYIREISDVVVAYGSCAAFGGILRFCRGGQDPRPDHRSFQPINSIIKVDYSIPGCPPAPLMLQSFFRFYLHEDERRLELFRICGGIKKLSGFDLLDDVVLTGLCIGCGACELSCPTHALKLVDKRPNLVQERCIRCGTCYIRCPRATQILTLGGGSDDQRR from the coding sequence ATGGAAAGGATTGATGTTCTCCACAGGGATTTTGGTGGATGTGCAGGATGCAGTGTGAGCATCGTGCGTGCATATCCTGAAATCAAGGATATCGTCAAACTGGACACTCCATATATGGTGGACAGGTACCCCCAATCGGACGGTTACAACGTTGCGGTCATCACTGGGGGTGTATGCGTGAACGAAAGGGAAATACTTGATAAACTCAAATATATCCGGGAAATCTCCGATGTTGTCGTTGCCTACGGTTCGTGTGCCGCATTCGGCGGAATTCTACGCTTCTGTCGTGGTGGTCAAGACCCCCGACCAGACCACAGGAGCTTTCAGCCAATAAACAGCATTATAAAGGTTGATTACTCCATTCCGGGCTGCCCCCCAGCGCCGCTGATGCTCCAGTCCTTTTTCAGATTTTATCTCCATGAAGACGAACGAAGACTGGAGCTTTTTAGAATTTGCGGGGGTATAAAGAAACTAAGCGGTTTTGACCTTTTGGATGATGTAGTACTTACTGGCCTCTGCATCGGCTGCGGGGCATGCGAACTATCCTGTCCCACCCATGCCCTCAAGCTGGTAGATAAACGGCCAAATCTCGTCCAGGAAAGGTGCATACGGTGCGGGACGTGCTATATTCGATGTCCCCGGGCCACTCAGATTTTAACACTTGGAGGTGGTTCTGATGATCAACGTCGCTGA
- a CDS encoding Coenzyme F420 hydrogenase/dehydrogenase, beta subunit C-terminal domain has product MINVADSFVGHVLNIYLAKATDGEVLNTKVASGGAVTAILNYALDEGLIDGVVTAKRTNGLEGKAVVARSRKELLATVGNKWSIVPFASRIKTKIEENNLNQVAVVCLPCQAQFFGQMRDFPMLETDFGERIEYIISLFCMGTFAFETFINYLHMNHGIKGRDVRDIVLRGDVIEVHHPRGVLRLSIREIYRYLQVGCLVCTDYTGSWSDISAGVVETKPGWTILIARNKKADELIKNAKKRGYIEVRDGSPFIGDVITGAREKLARSQKNMMCLF; this is encoded by the coding sequence ATGATCAACGTCGCTGACTCCTTTGTAGGACACGTACTCAACATTTACCTTGCTAAGGCGACTGATGGGGAAGTCCTCAACACAAAAGTGGCAAGCGGTGGTGCTGTGACTGCCATCTTGAACTATGCCCTTGACGAGGGCCTTATAGACGGTGTTGTCACTGCAAAGAGAACCAACGGACTTGAGGGCAAAGCCGTGGTCGCAAGAAGCAGGAAAGAACTCCTAGCAACGGTAGGCAATAAATGGAGCATTGTGCCCTTTGCATCCCGGATAAAGACAAAAATAGAAGAAAATAACCTCAATCAAGTCGCTGTGGTCTGTTTGCCCTGCCAGGCACAGTTCTTTGGTCAGATGAGGGACTTTCCAATGCTGGAGACGGACTTCGGTGAGAGAATTGAATACATCATAAGCCTGTTCTGCATGGGCACCTTTGCCTTTGAGACATTCATAAACTACCTACATATGAATCATGGTATAAAGGGACGAGATGTGAGGGATATAGTTCTCAGAGGAGACGTTATAGAGGTTCATCATCCCAGAGGAGTTCTGAGACTCTCGATCAGGGAAATTTATCGGTATCTCCAAGTTGGCTGTTTGGTATGCACAGATTACACTGGCAGCTGGAGTGATATCTCCGCTGGAGTCGTTGAGACGAAACCGGGTTGGACGATACTCATTGCCAGAAATAAAAAGGCTGATGAGCTTATAAAAAATGCCAAAAAACGCGGCTATATAGAAGTTAGAGATGGTTCTCCGTTTATTGGGGATGTAATCACTGGAGCCAGGGAAAAGCTCGCTCGATCTCAGAAGAACATGATGTGCCTATTCTAA